ATCTGGCTCTCCTTGCCGAACTCCATTCCCCGCAGGGCGTCGACCGCGGCGGGGAACATCTTCCCGGCGAAGATGCCGACCCCCATGCACAGCGCGACCCAGAGGCTCAGGTACCGCTCGAATACATTCAGCCGTTTTGGGATCGGCGGTTCCCCCGAATGCGCCGAATGGGAATCGCTCATCCGCAGCAGTCTCCGCCGATTCCCGCCGCCGCTTCCGGAACGGCGAGTGCGATGTTTTCCATCCCGAGCAACTCCCTGCCCACCCGGTCCAGGGCCTCCTTGCCCGCGGGCTCCGACGGCAGCATGGGCACCTTGAAGATCGGTAGTCCGAACGTCTCCTCCGCCACCTTGAGATAGTGCTGCTGCATGAAGTACCTCGACATGGAGAAGGGAGACGAACAGTCGTCCTCGTCGAGAAGGAAATTGGCGATGACGCCCTGCACCTCGATGCCGGACTCCTTCAGGTCTTCCGTCGCCCGTTTCGCCTCGAAGATCGGGGTGTATTCCGGGTAGATCACGAGAAGAAAGGTCGTCGCCCGGGGATCCTTCAACCGCCGGACGAGCGCGTCGAGCTTCCCCTTGGCGCCGGTCGCTCCCGCGTCGTCCTTCCGGACGGCGACCATCATCTCGACCTGCCGGGCGTAGTCGTACGGCAGTTCGAGGAGCCGCAAGGTGTGCCCGGTGGGGGCGGTGTCGAGGATCACGGCGTCGAAATCGTTCCGCTCCACCAGGCCGGAGAACTCCTCGAAAACCGCCATCTCCTCCGTGCAGGGGGACTCCAGCTCCTCCTTCACCACGGCGAGCATCTCGTCGGTGTGGCCGGACGCGGCCGCCTGGGAGAGGATCTTCGCCTTGTACGCTTCGACGCTGTCCTTCTGGTCGATCCTTACGGCGAACAACCCGGGGTAGCCCGGAACGGGACGCACTTCGCTCGTCACCTCCGCCGAAAGGACCGACCCGATGTGGGCCGCCGGGTCGGTGGTTGCAAGAAGAATTCGCTTTCCCTCTCGCGCGAGGCGCGCCGCCAGGGCGCACGCCGCGACGGTTTTCCCGACACCTCCCTTGCCGGTCAGGACGACCGTCCTGCTTCCGGCCACACCGCTCAGCATCTCCCTCAGGGCGTGCGGAGGGGAAAACCCCGTGTAGGGGCGGGTTCCCGTGAATCCGTCGTGGAGGGAATCTTCCTTTCCGTCGAAGGCGATGGCGGCGAACCGCCCGAGTGCGGAAAGACCCTTCACTTCCCCGGCCTGGAGGGGCACCTCGATGCAGGGACGGTCGATCTTCCCGGAAAGACGGCGGACCTGCTCCCGCTGGGAAGAGGACGGATTCGCGAACGGCCCCCCCGCCCCGACCGGGATCACCCCGTTCACCACGATCCGGAAATTTCCGATCCCGAGCGTCCGGAGCTCGCCCCGGGCCCGGAGCAGTTCGTCCACGGAGGTCCG
The genomic region above belongs to bacterium and contains:
- a CDS encoding arsenical-resistance protein, which codes for MSDSHSAHSGEPPIPKRLNVFERYLSLWVALCMGVGIFAGKMFPAAVDALRGMEFGKESQINIPIAVLIWLMIYPMMLKVDFTSILGVRKRPKGLIVTLVVNWLVKPFSMALFGYIFF
- a CDS encoding TRC40/GET3/ArsA family transport-energizing ATPase, with translation MHKYTFFSGKGGVGKTTLAAATAVRTAEAGKRTLIVSTDPASNLADVFERSIGNRVTEIAPNLFALEIDPDSATKEYGERALAPLRAVLPPDAMKVLEEQFRSACTVEIASFDRFTDFLGDTEFDHVIFDTAPTGHTLRLLELPVDWSRHIEEAAQGNGQTCIGPVASLQGAKAKYDRAIAARRDPGKTEFTLVCRPERTSVDELLRARGELRTLGIGNFRIVVNGVIPVGAGGPFANPSSSQREQVRRLSGKIDRPCIEVPLQAGEVKGLSALGRFAAIAFDGKEDSLHDGFTGTRPYTGFSPPHALREMLSGVAGSRTVVLTGKGGVGKTVAACALAARLAREGKRILLATTDPAAHIGSVLSAEVTSEVRPVPGYPGLFAVRIDQKDSVEAYKAKILSQAAASGHTDEMLAVVKEELESPCTEEMAVFEEFSGLVERNDFDAVILDTAPTGHTLRLLELPYDYARQVEMMVAVRKDDAGATGAKGKLDALVRRLKDPRATTFLLVIYPEYTPIFEAKRATEDLKESGIEVQGVIANFLLDEDDCSSPFSMSRYFMQQHYLKVAEETFGLPIFKVPMLPSEPAGKEALDRVGRELLGMENIALAVPEAAAGIGGDCCG